The following are encoded in a window of Pseudalgibacter alginicilyticus genomic DNA:
- a CDS encoding T9SS type A sorting domain-containing protein, with amino-acid sequence MKKNYLSIRTTLILAFTFLLQNLTAQCVINNNPQFAVPWESTANWSIGQGFTAECSGALEYVQFLAATTGTISAGTLKIFNGNTVSGTPIYTQAYSEITISQVNDPIRINISSDVNVTQGSQYTFEFTIDTGMSIVADFVNEYSGGNAFRDGVDLSITDAKFSVSISDNALGLDVFNVSNSIKVLPNPASEYIKVSGLKNKTTYSIYNALGLGITQGKIFDNEAIDIRSFANGIYFLKLENGNTVKFIKD; translated from the coding sequence ATGAAAAAAAATTACTTATCTATTAGAACAACCTTAATTTTAGCTTTCACATTTTTATTACAAAATTTAACAGCACAGTGTGTTATAAATAATAACCCTCAATTTGCAGTCCCTTGGGAAAGTACTGCCAATTGGTCTATAGGTCAGGGCTTTACTGCAGAGTGTAGTGGCGCTTTAGAGTACGTTCAGTTTCTTGCCGCTACAACTGGTACAATTTCAGCTGGTACGCTTAAAATATTTAATGGTAATACGGTTAGTGGAACACCTATATATACACAAGCGTATTCTGAAATAACCATTAGTCAAGTAAACGATCCTATTAGAATAAATATTTCTAGCGACGTAAATGTAACTCAAGGTAGCCAATATACTTTTGAATTTACTATAGATACAGGTATGAGTATTGTTGCCGATTTTGTTAATGAATATTCTGGAGGTAATGCTTTCCGCGATGGAGTTGATTTATCTATAACAGATGCCAAATTTTCAGTTTCAATTTCAGATAACGCATTAGGTCTTGATGTGTTTAATGTTTCCAATAGTATAAAAGTATTACCAAATCCTGCTTCTGAATATATTAAAGTTTCAGGCTTAAAAAATAAAACTACATACAGTATTTATAATGCATTAGGTTTAGGAATTACTCAAGGTAAAATTTTTGATAATGAGGCTATTGATATTAGGAGCTTCGCCAATGGTATATACTTTTTAAAATTAGAAAACGGGAATACCGTAAAATTTATTAAAGATTAA
- the fabF gene encoding beta-ketoacyl-ACP synthase II — protein sequence MELKRVVVTGLGALTPIGNTKDEYWDGLISGKSGAAPITYYDTEKFKTKFACELKDFEVTDFIDRKESRRMDKFAQYAMVAADEAILDSKLNLEAVNKLRVGVIWGAGIGGLETFQQEVLNFAGGDGTPRFNPFFIPKMIADIAPANISIKHGFMGPNYTTVSACASSANAIFDALNSIRLGYCDVIVTGGSEAAVTIAGMGGFNAMHALSTRNESPETASRPFDGTRDGFVLGEGAGALILEEYEHAKARGAKIYAEVAGGGLSSDAYHMTAPHPEGLGVVEVMKNCLENAGLKPEDVDHINTHGTSTPLGDVAELKAISKVFGNHAKTININSTKSMTGHLLGAAGAIEAISVILAMEHGVVPPTINHETVDENIDPELNLTLNKAQKRDVKVAMSNTFGFGGHNACVVFKKID from the coding sequence ATGGAATTAAAGCGAGTTGTAGTCACAGGATTAGGGGCTTTAACACCAATTGGCAATACCAAAGATGAATATTGGGATGGTTTAATTAGTGGAAAAAGTGGTGCTGCGCCTATAACATACTATGATACCGAAAAATTCAAGACCAAATTTGCTTGTGAGCTTAAGGATTTTGAAGTTACTGACTTTATAGATAGAAAGGAGTCTAGAAGGATGGACAAATTTGCGCAATACGCTATGGTTGCTGCAGATGAAGCCATTTTAGATTCTAAATTAAATCTTGAAGCTGTTAATAAATTAAGGGTCGGTGTTATTTGGGGTGCAGGAATTGGAGGTTTAGAAACTTTTCAGCAAGAAGTTTTAAACTTTGCTGGAGGTGATGGAACACCAAGGTTTAATCCTTTCTTTATTCCAAAAATGATTGCTGACATTGCGCCAGCAAACATTTCCATAAAACATGGTTTTATGGGGCCTAATTACACAACAGTTTCTGCTTGTGCATCTTCTGCCAATGCGATATTTGATGCTTTAAATTCCATTCGTTTGGGATACTGCGATGTTATTGTCACAGGAGGTAGTGAAGCAGCTGTAACTATTGCAGGTATGGGAGGTTTTAATGCTATGCATGCGCTATCAACTAGAAACGAAAGCCCAGAAACAGCTTCAAGGCCATTTGATGGAACCAGAGATGGTTTTGTTCTTGGCGAAGGTGCTGGAGCTTTAATTTTAGAAGAGTATGAGCATGCCAAAGCAAGAGGTGCTAAAATTTATGCTGAAGTAGCAGGAGGCGGATTGTCTTCAGATGCTTATCATATGACGGCACCACACCCAGAAGGTTTAGGAGTTGTGGAGGTGATGAAAAATTGTTTAGAAAATGCAGGGCTTAAGCCAGAAGATGTAGACCATATCAATACACATGGTACATCTACACCTTTGGGTGATGTGGCAGAGCTTAAAGCTATTTCAAAGGTTTTTGGGAACCATGCTAAAACCATAAATATCAATTCAACAAAATCCATGACAGGACACCTTTTAGGTGCTGCTGGAGCTATTGAAGCTATATCGGTTATTTTGGCTATGGAGCACGGTGTTGTGCCTCCAACTATTAACCATGAAACCGTGGATGAAAATATTGATCCCGAATTAAATTTAACGCTGAATAAGGCTCAAAAACGAGATGTTAAAGTAGCAATGAGTAATACGTTCGGATTTGGCGGTCATAACGCTTGCGTAGTATTCAAAAAAATAGATTAA
- a CDS encoding phosphoribosylglycinamide formyltransferase produces MKRIVIFASGSGSNAENLIKFFHNRKNASVIQVLTNNPHAKVIDRCNKLQVSCLSFNKIALNKTNDVLNILNASNPDLIVLAGFLWKFPETILNAYPNKVINVHPALLPKFGGKGMYGMHVHEAVVSNKETETGITIHYVNENYDEGATIFQAKCKVLVTDTAEDVAKKIHLLEMEHFPKVVQRLLK; encoded by the coding sequence ATGAAGCGAATAGTAATTTTTGCATCCGGAAGCGGATCTAATGCTGAAAATTTAATCAAGTTTTTTCACAACAGAAAAAATGCATCTGTTATTCAGGTATTGACTAACAATCCTCATGCCAAAGTTATAGACAGATGCAACAAACTGCAAGTGAGCTGCCTGTCTTTCAACAAAATAGCACTAAACAAAACAAATGACGTGCTAAATATTTTAAACGCATCTAACCCAGATTTAATTGTTTTAGCGGGCTTTCTATGGAAATTTCCTGAAACCATATTAAATGCATACCCAAATAAAGTTATTAATGTACATCCTGCATTACTTCCAAAATTTGGAGGAAAAGGTATGTATGGCATGCATGTTCACGAAGCTGTTGTTTCCAATAAAGAAACTGAAACAGGTATTACTATTCATTATGTAAATGAAAATTATGATGAAGGTGCTACTATTTTTCAAGCAAAATGCAAGGTTTTAGTTACCGATACCGCTGAAGACGTTGCTAAAAAAATTCATTTATTAGAAATGGAACATTTTCCTAAAGTGGTTCAAAGGTTATTAAAATAA
- a CDS encoding viroplasmin family protein produces MSKKRQKYYTVWKGHHSGVFKSWNDCKIQIKDFPGAQYKSFNTFEEAKKALKSNYFDYVGKSKVFKSELSTEQIKKIGQPNYNSISVDAASSGNPGIMEYRGVDTKTKKQLFIQGPFKEGTNNIGEFLAIVHGLALLKKNNSDRILYTDSKTAISWVKKKNCNTKLSRNEKNKTLFELVDRAVDWLKNNTYKTVIVKWETKAWGEIPADFGRK; encoded by the coding sequence ATGAGCAAAAAGAGGCAAAAATATTATACCGTTTGGAAAGGGCATCACTCAGGAGTATTTAAATCTTGGAACGATTGCAAAATTCAAATTAAAGATTTTCCAGGAGCACAATATAAATCGTTTAATACTTTTGAGGAAGCCAAAAAAGCCTTAAAAAGCAATTACTTTGATTACGTTGGAAAAAGCAAAGTGTTTAAAAGTGAGTTATCGACTGAACAAATTAAAAAAATTGGCCAACCTAACTATAATTCTATTTCTGTAGATGCTGCCTCAAGCGGAAATCCGGGTATCATGGAATACCGTGGTGTGGATACCAAAACCAAAAAACAGCTTTTCATTCAAGGGCCTTTTAAAGAAGGCACCAATAATATTGGTGAGTTTTTGGCGATTGTACATGGTTTGGCTTTACTCAAAAAAAACAATAGCGACCGTATTTTATACACAGATTCCAAAACGGCCATAAGTTGGGTAAAAAAGAAAAACTGCAACACCAAACTGTCCAGAAACGAAAAAAACAAAACCCTTTTTGAATTGGTGGACAGAGCTGTAGATTGGCTTAAAAACAACACCTATAAAACGGTTATAGTGAAATGGGAAACCAAAGCATGGGGCGAAATTCCTGCGGATTTTGGAAGGAAATAA
- a CDS encoding acyl carrier protein — protein MSDIASRVKAIIVDKLGVDENEVVTEASFTNDLGADSLDTVELIMEFEKEFDIQIPDDQAENIATVGQAITYIEAAK, from the coding sequence ATGTCAGACATTGCATCAAGAGTAAAAGCGATTATCGTAGACAAGTTAGGAGTAGATGAAAACGAAGTTGTAACAGAAGCTAGCTTCACAAACGACTTAGGAGCAGACTCTTTAGACACTGTAGAATTAATTATGGAATTCGAAAAAGAATTTGATATTCAAATTCCAGATGATCAAGCTGAAAACATCGCAACAGTAGGTCAAGCTATAACATATATTGAAGCAGCAAAATAA